The following proteins come from a genomic window of Iamia sp. SCSIO 61187:
- the lgt gene encoding prolipoprotein diacylglyceryl transferase: MVLSAIPSPSQNALELGPLTIRAYGLAIGLGVIVGVVIAQRRWAARGGDPSDISGLAVWAVTVGVVGARAYHVLTDYQRFEGRWLDAFKVWEGGLGIPGGLLAGVVAGVLVARRRDLPAAELLDVAAPAIPIAQAIGRLGNWFNQELFGRPTDLPWGLRIDASRRPDGYLNDATFHPTFLYEALWNLALAGALVLYGRRRPDGPPGRIFALYVAGYAAGRLWVEALRIDEASLIAGVRVNIWVSAAAGAVLAVWWLIHRRDGSPAALDDSTPSTS; encoded by the coding sequence GTGGTCCTGAGCGCCATCCCAAGCCCAAGTCAGAACGCGCTCGAGCTCGGCCCGTTGACCATACGGGCCTATGGGCTGGCGATCGGCTTGGGTGTCATCGTGGGCGTGGTCATCGCCCAGCGACGCTGGGCGGCTCGCGGTGGCGATCCCAGCGACATCTCAGGGTTGGCGGTATGGGCCGTGACGGTCGGTGTGGTGGGCGCCCGGGCGTACCACGTCCTCACCGACTACCAGCGCTTCGAGGGTCGCTGGCTCGATGCGTTCAAGGTCTGGGAAGGCGGACTCGGCATCCCGGGTGGGCTGCTCGCCGGGGTCGTGGCCGGTGTCCTGGTCGCCCGCCGCAGAGATCTGCCCGCGGCCGAGCTGCTTGACGTTGCGGCCCCAGCGATCCCCATCGCCCAGGCCATCGGAAGGCTGGGCAACTGGTTCAATCAGGAGCTGTTCGGCCGTCCGACGGACCTGCCCTGGGGTTTGCGGATCGACGCCTCCCGGCGACCCGATGGCTACCTCAATGACGCGACCTTCCACCCCACGTTCCTCTACGAAGCCCTGTGGAACCTCGCACTTGCGGGCGCCTTGGTCCTCTACGGAAGGCGCCGACCTGACGGGCCGCCGGGACGGATCTTCGCCCTGTACGTCGCCGGATACGCCGCCGGCCGTCTCTGGGTCGAGGCGCTCAGGATCGACGAAGCCTCTCTGATCGCCGGGGTCCGCGTGAACATCTGGGTGAGCGCCGCGGCCGGAGCGGTCCTGGCTGTCTGGTGGCTCATCCACCGCAGGGATGGCTCGCCTGCCGCACTCGACGACAGCACCCCCTCCACATCGTGA
- a CDS encoding bacterial transcriptional activator domain-containing protein has product MWTLDQTIDLPPGDISAVPLLVTLGQPDDDGQVYVDLEAEGLVSLIGDGQASRELARSMAMELLLRSTADAPEVFVVGELLDPSVTQGFDHATVVDDWDAIAADLGVWVEQTHRAIETNGWGNGFVGRGADPAHDVLAPLAVIAASAPPQGVLDALTTCRPSTVGVVVVGAVDAPATTIECRAGVVTVPALGLTCTGQMVDTEGAADIARLVRSAEAVELPWPDPDEEPEPDPGETEGDEVDTSEPEYDVLVRLLGDITIEGGRKGIAPKPTAVIAYIAIHRSVSSEQLQDACWSEPGLADHRRRLRDLMSQCRAGVGTNHLPTSHDGRYSAGPRLVTDTELFERRVARAANLPPAEAADVYREALGLVTGKVFSYPSRARSSYTWIDVENLVNRWEVRIAGVAQQCAETYIDLGEPEAAADVLHSVTAALPLHSGLAEALMRAHAAAGNRQAVLSAYAAYIKGLDDLDLDVEDSVQATFDELTG; this is encoded by the coding sequence GTGTGGACGCTGGACCAGACCATCGACCTCCCGCCCGGCGACATCTCCGCGGTGCCGCTCCTCGTCACACTGGGACAGCCTGACGACGACGGCCAGGTCTATGTCGACCTCGAGGCCGAGGGGCTGGTGAGCCTCATCGGCGACGGCCAGGCGAGCCGGGAGCTGGCGCGGTCGATGGCCATGGAGCTGCTGCTCCGCTCGACCGCCGACGCCCCCGAGGTCTTCGTGGTCGGCGAGCTGCTCGACCCGAGCGTCACCCAGGGCTTCGACCACGCCACCGTCGTGGACGACTGGGACGCCATCGCAGCAGACCTCGGCGTGTGGGTCGAGCAGACCCACCGGGCGATCGAGACCAACGGCTGGGGCAACGGGTTCGTCGGCCGTGGAGCCGACCCGGCTCACGATGTCCTCGCCCCGCTGGCCGTCATCGCTGCGTCGGCGCCACCGCAGGGCGTGCTCGATGCGCTGACGACCTGTCGGCCATCGACCGTCGGTGTGGTCGTCGTCGGCGCCGTCGATGCTCCGGCGACGACCATCGAGTGCCGGGCCGGCGTGGTGACCGTCCCCGCCCTCGGTCTCACCTGCACAGGCCAGATGGTCGACACCGAGGGCGCCGCGGACATCGCTCGTCTCGTGCGCTCCGCGGAGGCGGTCGAGCTGCCTTGGCCAGATCCCGACGAGGAGCCCGAGCCCGACCCCGGCGAGACCGAAGGCGACGAGGTCGACACCTCGGAGCCGGAGTACGACGTCCTCGTCCGCCTCTTGGGCGACATCACGATCGAGGGCGGCCGCAAGGGCATCGCGCCCAAGCCGACAGCCGTGATCGCCTACATCGCCATCCACCGGTCAGTGTCCTCGGAACAGCTCCAGGACGCCTGCTGGAGCGAGCCGGGCCTGGCCGACCACCGTCGCCGGCTGCGTGACCTCATGTCACAGTGCCGAGCCGGGGTTGGGACGAACCACCTCCCGACCTCGCACGACGGGCGATACAGCGCCGGGCCACGGCTCGTCACCGACACGGAGCTGTTCGAGCGGCGTGTTGCTCGGGCCGCCAACCTTCCGCCAGCCGAAGCGGCCGACGTCTACCGGGAGGCCCTGGGCCTCGTGACCGGAAAGGTGTTCAGCTACCCGAGTCGGGCCCGGTCCTCGTACACCTGGATCGACGTCGAGAACCTGGTGAACCGGTGGGAAGTGCGCATCGCCGGGGTCGCCCAGCAGTGCGCCGAGACGTACATCGACCTCGGCGAGCCGGAGGCTGCCGCCGATGTCCTTCACTCGGTCACCGCCGCCCTGCCCCTCCACAGCGGTCTGGCCGAAGCACTGATGCGTGCGCACGCAGCCGCCGGCAACCGCCAGGCCGTGCTAAGCGCCTACGCCGCCTACATCAAGGGCCTCGACGATCTCGACCTCGACGTCGAGGACTCCGTCCAAGCCACCTTCGACGAGCTGACGGGCTAG
- a CDS encoding IS3 family transposase (programmed frameshift) produces MPAPRKYPAELRERAMRLVREAQEQDPELSLNAAVVRIGQRVGVNKDTLRGWCKQADIDAGRRPGTTTSDSQRIKDLETEVHELKRANEILLAASKFLREGARPSTALVVVFIDDHRDRFGVEPICRVLAAHGVAIAPSTYYAAKTRPPSARQIADDALVVEIRRVHFEVGRGVYGARKVWHQLRREGHEVARCTVERLMRAEGLQGARRGRKVRTTSADDAAVRPPDLVKRDFTAPAPNRLWVVDFTYVATWAGMAYTAFVTDVFSRRIVGWRTATSMPTELPLDALEMAIWTRDGHRLDGLVHHSDAGSQYTSIRYAERLTDAGAVASIGTVGDSYDNALAESAIGLYKTELVHRDGPWRTVGDLELATLGWVHWFNETRLHSSLGYVPPVEFENDHYRQLNTQDRPILGQPALH; encoded by the exons ATGCCAGCACCGAGGAAGTACCCGGCCGAGCTGAGGGAGCGGGCCATGCGGCTCGTGAGGGAGGCCCAGGAGCAAGATCCTGAGCTGTCATTGAACGCTGCGGTGGTCCGGATCGGCCAGCGGGTCGGGGTCAACAAGGACACGTTGCGGGGTTGGTGCAAGCAGGCCGACATCGACGCCGGCCGCCGGCCCGGCACCACGACCTCGGATTCCCAGCGGATCAAAGATCTCGAGACTGAGGTCCACGAGCTCAAGCGGGCCAACGAGATCTTGTTGGCGGCGTCGA AGTTTCTTCGCGAGGGAGCTCGACCCTCGACTGCCTTGGTAGTCGTCTTCATCGACGACCACCGCGACCGCTTCGGGGTCGAGCCGATCTGCCGCGTCCTGGCCGCCCACGGCGTGGCGATCGCCCCGAGCACCTACTACGCGGCCAAGACCCGCCCGCCCTCGGCACGCCAGATCGCCGATGATGCGTTGGTCGTCGAGATCAGGCGCGTGCACTTCGAGGTCGGTCGTGGCGTCTACGGGGCCCGGAAGGTCTGGCACCAGCTCCGTCGCGAGGGCCACGAGGTTGCCCGTTGCACCGTCGAGCGGTTGATGCGCGCTGAGGGTCTGCAAGGCGCACGCCGGGGTCGCAAGGTCCGCACGACCAGCGCCGACGACGCAGCGGTGCGGCCCCCGGATCTGGTGAAGCGGGACTTCACCGCCCCAGCGCCGAACCGGCTCTGGGTCGTGGACTTCACCTACGTGGCCACGTGGGCCGGCATGGCCTACACGGCGTTCGTGACCGACGTGTTCTCGAGGCGGATCGTTGGCTGGCGCACCGCAACATCGATGCCCACCGAGCTGCCGCTCGACGCGTTGGAGATGGCCATCTGGACCCGCGACGGCCACCGCCTCGACGGCCTCGTGCACCACTCCGACGCTGGAAGCCAATACACATCGATCCGCTACGCCGAGCGCCTCACCGACGCGGGAGCCGTCGCGTCGATCGGGACCGTCGGGGACTCCTACGACAACGCCTTGGCCGAGTCGGCCATCGGCCTCTACAAGACCGAGCTCGTCCACCGTGACGGCCCCTGGCGAACCGTCGGAGACCTCGAGCTGGCCACCCTCGGCTGGGTCCACTGGTTCAACGAGACCCGCCTCCACAGCAGCCTCGGCTACGTGCCGCCCGTCGAGTTCGAGAACGACCACTACCGTCAACTGAACACCCAGGATCGCCCGATCCTGGGACAACCAGCCCTCCACTGA
- a CDS encoding ATP-dependent RecD-like DNA helicase, which yields MPAPALTAALGGHPHLTNEQRALVRSWCAGGHRFQAAIGRAGAGKTTTVAACADAWAAAGHRVLGAAVKGEAARTLAAATGIECETLAWYLAHDDPDDLPLDSRTVLVIDEASTIGDRDLDAIMTMAARTGASLRLIGDPAQHGAVPAGGMFRVLCERHPPTTPELRTTHRVRHPDDRAAAEALRDGRIGEALDHLEAAGHLHIASDDLAMYRQILGRWWDAHQAGLAHPMVDRRNATRRQLNRLAHHLLRAHGQVAVDEVPASDDRRFSIGDRVTARAPDRSLHVPGDRRAYVRNGALGTITATRHSPTDPGGDTLTVAFDGIGTVDVPRRFFDHHDRDGRVEVGLDHAYALTSYAVQSSTHAVSTSRIDPTATRAETYVDITRGRSANHLYLTAAANQLDEEALPRAPGPSADEAVERRLERSTGELTAYELAHVDDGPAGRPKRPPELHL from the coding sequence GTGCCCGCTCCGGCGCTCACCGCAGCCCTGGGCGGACACCCCCACCTGACCAACGAGCAGCGCGCGTTGGTCCGCTCCTGGTGCGCGGGCGGACACCGCTTCCAGGCGGCCATCGGGCGTGCTGGCGCGGGCAAGACCACAACTGTGGCGGCTTGCGCAGACGCCTGGGCCGCCGCCGGCCACCGGGTCCTCGGCGCAGCAGTGAAGGGCGAGGCCGCTCGTACGTTGGCAGCGGCGACGGGCATCGAGTGCGAGACGCTCGCCTGGTACCTCGCCCACGACGACCCCGACGACCTCCCCCTCGACTCGCGGACCGTGCTCGTCATCGACGAAGCCTCGACGATCGGCGACCGCGACCTCGACGCGATCATGACCATGGCCGCCCGCACCGGGGCCTCGCTGCGGCTCATCGGCGATCCCGCTCAGCACGGCGCGGTGCCCGCCGGAGGCATGTTCCGCGTCCTGTGCGAACGACACCCCCCCACGACCCCCGAGCTGCGCACGACCCACCGGGTCCGCCATCCGGACGACCGAGCCGCAGCCGAGGCGCTCCGCGACGGCCGAATCGGCGAAGCCCTCGACCACCTCGAAGCCGCCGGGCACCTCCACATCGCCTCCGACGACCTCGCCATGTACCGCCAGATCCTCGGCCGCTGGTGGGACGCCCACCAGGCCGGGCTCGCCCACCCGATGGTCGATCGCCGCAACGCGACCCGACGCCAGCTCAACCGCCTCGCCCACCACCTTCTTCGAGCCCATGGCCAGGTCGCGGTGGACGAGGTCCCCGCCAGCGATGACCGCCGGTTCTCCATCGGCGATCGAGTCACCGCACGGGCTCCCGATCGAAGCCTTCACGTCCCCGGCGATCGGCGTGCCTACGTCCGCAACGGGGCCCTCGGCACCATCACCGCTACCCGACACAGCCCGACCGATCCTGGGGGCGACACGTTGACAGTCGCCTTCGACGGCATCGGCACCGTCGACGTCCCCCGGAGGTTCTTCGATCATCACGACCGAGACGGCCGTGTCGAGGTGGGCCTGGACCACGCCTACGCGCTGACGAGCTACGCCGTCCAAAGTTCGACCCACGCCGTGTCGACGAGTCGCATCGACCCCACCGCGACCCGGGCAGAGACCTACGTCGACATCACCCGAGGCCGCTCGGCGAACCACCTCTACCTCACGGCAGCAGCGAACCAGCTCGATGAAGAGGCCCTGCCGCGAGCGCCTGGCCCCTCGGCGGACGAAGCCGTCGAGCGACGCCTTGAACGCTCCACCGGCGAGCTGACGGCGTACGAGCTGGCCCACGTTGACGACGGACCCGCTGGTCGTCCGAAGCGCCCCCCCGAACTCCATCTGTGA
- a CDS encoding helix-turn-helix domain-containing protein → MKTPHHSTEVLTIEEAAAVLRISRGAAYAQARRWRETGGREGIPCLQLGRTLRVPIGALQEMLEHPESASVPNLARHLETA, encoded by the coding sequence ATGAAGACGCCACACCACAGCACCGAGGTGCTCACGATCGAGGAGGCAGCCGCGGTGCTCCGCATCAGCCGCGGCGCGGCCTACGCACAGGCCCGCCGCTGGCGCGAGACGGGTGGCCGGGAGGGCATTCCCTGCCTCCAGCTCGGCCGTACCCTCCGCGTCCCGATCGGGGCGTTGCAAGAGATGCTCGAACACCCCGAGTCGGCCAGTGTTCCGAACCTCGCCCGTCACCTTGAGACCGCCTAG
- a CDS encoding MFS transporter, translating to MSRPAFRRFWAAQTVSRWGDTFNSVALVIVVYELTGSGVKVAGTVALEIAPVILFGFIAGSFVDRYDRRRIMVSADVARALVAIGLAVFHDELLAVYLAAFALSAFTVLFNPAAGSALPAVVVDPDDIVGANAAVWSAAVISQIALAPVAGLIVATAGARIAFLLNALTFVISAVLLVRLPMVREPVRSAGKHLADIAEGLKAIRSSRFLGVLACVQGLAALSAGATSALLVVLAEDHLDVRASQFGLLIAAIGVGAGVGPLVLQRIAKDVRRRGWLFGPYVLRGVVDVVLAASTSFGVALGALAAYGVGTSTGNVTYNSVLQTTVPERMRGRVFAFFDVVWQTGRLLSIGVGGLAADRFGIAAVYLLGGALLVGAGALGLTLAPQRLVHAANVGDADSRMAGEHG from the coding sequence ATGAGCCGACCGGCGTTCCGTCGCTTCTGGGCTGCTCAGACCGTCTCTCGCTGGGGCGACACCTTCAACTCAGTGGCCCTCGTGATCGTCGTGTACGAGTTGACCGGCTCTGGAGTGAAGGTCGCGGGCACTGTCGCTCTCGAAATCGCACCGGTGATCCTCTTCGGGTTCATCGCCGGGTCGTTCGTGGACCGCTACGACCGCAGGCGGATCATGGTGTCCGCCGATGTCGCGCGCGCCTTGGTTGCCATAGGGCTGGCCGTCTTCCACGACGAGCTCCTCGCCGTGTACCTGGCTGCGTTTGCGCTTTCGGCCTTCACCGTGCTGTTCAACCCGGCCGCTGGGAGCGCTCTCCCTGCAGTAGTGGTCGACCCAGACGACATCGTGGGCGCCAACGCTGCCGTGTGGTCGGCTGCTGTCATCTCCCAGATCGCCCTCGCACCCGTCGCCGGCCTGATCGTCGCGACGGCAGGGGCCCGGATTGCCTTCCTCCTCAATGCCCTCACCTTCGTCATCTCGGCGGTCCTGCTGGTCCGCCTTCCGATGGTGCGCGAACCAGTTCGGTCGGCGGGGAAGCACCTCGCTGACATTGCGGAAGGTCTGAAGGCCATACGTTCGAGCCGGTTCCTCGGGGTGCTGGCCTGCGTGCAGGGTCTCGCAGCGCTCTCGGCCGGCGCGACCTCTGCGCTCCTCGTGGTCCTCGCCGAGGATCACCTCGATGTCCGCGCGAGCCAGTTCGGACTGTTGATCGCAGCGATAGGAGTCGGCGCCGGTGTCGGGCCACTCGTCCTCCAGCGCATCGCGAAGGACGTGCGCCGTCGAGGATGGTTGTTCGGCCCCTACGTCCTTCGAGGCGTAGTCGATGTGGTGCTCGCCGCCAGCACCTCCTTCGGAGTGGCGCTGGGGGCTCTCGCTGCGTACGGCGTCGGGACGAGCACCGGCAACGTCACCTACAACAGCGTTCTGCAGACCACGGTGCCCGAGCGGATGCGTGGGCGGGTCTTTGCCTTCTTCGATGTGGTCTGGCAGACCGGACGGCTCCTGAGCATCGGAGTCGGAGGTCTTGCAGCCGACCGCTTCGGCATCGCAGCCGTCTACTTGCTCGGCGGGGCACTACTCGTAGGCGCCGGTGCACTCGGCCTGACCCTCGCTCCGCAGCGCCTCGTACACGCGGCCAACGTGGGTGACGCTGATTCCCGCATGGCTGGCGAGCACGGCTAG
- a CDS encoding MerR family transcriptional regulator: protein MSTSSLTIGQAADLTGLTPKAIRLYEARGLIGPASRTSGGYRTYGPEEIAVLRFVRQAKSIGLRLEEIGQIIDLQRSEGRPCGMVVELLDRRLAGIDRAIADLCAVRATLSNARDQAEQAMRSGREAVVCTVIESAAP from the coding sequence ATGTCGACGTCGAGCCTCACCATCGGGCAGGCCGCTGACCTCACAGGCCTCACTCCGAAGGCCATCCGGCTCTATGAGGCTCGCGGCCTCATCGGCCCAGCCTCCCGCACGTCAGGCGGATACCGCACCTATGGGCCGGAGGAGATCGCCGTGCTGAGGTTCGTGCGGCAGGCGAAGTCCATCGGGCTGCGACTCGAGGAGATCGGCCAGATCATCGACCTTCAGCGTTCCGAAGGGCGTCCCTGCGGGATGGTCGTCGAGCTGCTCGACCGCCGACTGGCGGGCATAGATCGGGCCATCGCCGATCTGTGTGCGGTGCGCGCGACGCTCAGCAACGCTCGTGACCAGGCAGAGCAGGCGATGCGGTCCGGGCGCGAAGCCGTTGTCTGCACCGTCATAGAGTCAGCTGCTCCGTGA
- a CDS encoding DUF3703 domain-containing protein: MARRPMPDAVRNAFDAELQAAGYSEGQARWDHLERAHILSQPWAWPHVKVHGLMLRQGLRERDRREAIGQVVRLIVAGPGSLAGRYPSGNSGRATVPMMKPAPVPPDLAALLDRV, encoded by the coding sequence ATGGCCCGCCGACCTATGCCTGACGCGGTGCGCAACGCCTTCGACGCCGAGCTGCAAGCAGCCGGCTACTCCGAGGGCCAAGCCCGATGGGACCACCTCGAACGAGCCCACATCCTCTCCCAACCATGGGCCTGGCCCCATGTGAAGGTGCATGGCCTCATGCTCCGCCAAGGCCTCCGAGAACGAGACCGACGAGAGGCGATCGGCCAGGTCGTCCGCCTGATCGTCGCCGGCCCTGGCTCCCTCGCCGGCCGCTATCCGAGCGGCAACAGCGGTCGAGCCACGGTCCCCATGATGAAGCCCGCGCCCGTTCCGCCCGACCTCGCCGCCCTTCTCGACCGCGTCTGA
- a CDS encoding class I SAM-dependent methyltransferase, whose product MASTMVDEGPDEVEIALFAYEVAKVRAGAITAAMVHLGDRLGLYRTLADLERPVSSAELADAAGLVERWVREWLYNQAAAGLVLVDDAERFSLSAAGAVVLADPDHEANLAGMFHSLPQTMQRLERLPDSFRTGVGYDYDAHGPDGAIGIERTFEPWMRAHLVADVVPLLDDVVARLEAGATVADVGCGSGGVVLELAAAFPASQIVGYEISHLALDRAGARLAERGLANVEFRHGGDEPIPDDGSFALVATCDCLHDMTDPAGMARTIRGAVAEDGTWLLIDIKAYDTYAENVAHNPVAAMMYGESVMSCMSSGLSEPGGAGLGTLGLSARRAEAIARDAGFTRFRQLDVDHAVNAFYEIRP is encoded by the coding sequence ATGGCATCCACCATGGTCGACGAAGGACCCGACGAGGTCGAGATCGCGCTGTTCGCCTACGAGGTGGCCAAGGTGCGCGCCGGGGCGATCACGGCGGCGATGGTCCATCTGGGTGATCGGCTCGGCCTCTACCGCACCCTGGCCGACCTGGAACGACCGGTGTCGTCGGCCGAGCTGGCCGACGCAGCCGGGCTGGTCGAGCGGTGGGTGCGGGAGTGGCTCTACAACCAGGCCGCTGCCGGACTGGTGCTCGTCGACGACGCCGAGCGCTTCTCGCTGTCGGCCGCTGGTGCGGTCGTCCTGGCCGACCCGGATCACGAGGCGAACCTGGCCGGGATGTTCCACTCGCTGCCCCAGACGATGCAACGGCTGGAGAGGCTCCCGGACAGCTTCCGCACCGGCGTCGGCTACGACTACGACGCTCACGGCCCCGACGGCGCCATCGGCATCGAGCGGACCTTCGAGCCGTGGATGCGAGCGCACCTCGTCGCCGACGTCGTCCCGCTCCTCGACGATGTCGTCGCTCGGCTCGAGGCAGGTGCGACGGTGGCCGACGTCGGGTGCGGGTCCGGCGGGGTCGTGCTCGAGCTGGCCGCCGCGTTCCCGGCCAGCCAGATCGTCGGTTACGAGATCTCCCACCTCGCCCTCGACCGAGCCGGAGCGCGGCTCGCCGAGCGAGGGCTGGCCAACGTCGAGTTCCGCCACGGCGGCGACGAGCCCATCCCCGACGACGGATCGTTTGCCCTCGTCGCCACCTGCGACTGTCTCCACGACATGACCGATCCCGCCGGCATGGCTCGCACCATCCGGGGTGCGGTGGCCGAGGACGGGACCTGGCTGCTCATCGACATCAAGGCCTACGACACCTACGCCGAGAACGTCGCCCACAACCCCGTCGCCGCCATGATGTACGGCGAGAGCGTCATGAGCTGCATGTCCTCCGGCCTTTCCGAACCGGGCGGCGCCGGGCTAGGCACCCTCGGGTTGTCGGCCCGCCGAGCCGAGGCGATCGCCCGCGACGCGGGCTTCACCCGCTTCCGCCAGCTCGACGTCGACCACGCCGTCAACGCCTTCTACGAGATCCGCCCCTAG
- a CDS encoding vitamin K epoxide reductase family protein → MSTTDRAAPSRRFAAGLVVAGLIGLLAAATLLVEKIALLEDPDRILTCDINPIISCGSVMTTDQAEAFGFPNPIIGIVGFTIIMTIGVVLLAGAHLPRWVLRGLGAGATFGVGFVHWLMFQSIYRIGALCPYCMAVWAVTIPLFVTTVAMLIRTGSIRPQPARLGRLVTDYQAVIVTVWFLVIIGLITRRFWSYWETLL, encoded by the coding sequence GTGAGCACCACCGACCGCGCCGCGCCGAGCCGGCGCTTCGCCGCCGGTCTCGTCGTCGCCGGCCTCATCGGCCTGCTCGCTGCGGCGACGCTCCTCGTCGAGAAGATCGCCCTCCTCGAAGACCCCGACCGGATCCTCACCTGCGACATCAACCCGATCATCTCCTGCGGATCGGTCATGACCACCGACCAGGCCGAGGCGTTCGGGTTCCCGAACCCGATCATCGGCATCGTCGGCTTCACCATCATCATGACCATCGGTGTCGTGCTCCTCGCCGGAGCCCACCTTCCCCGCTGGGTACTCCGCGGCCTCGGTGCCGGCGCCACCTTCGGCGTCGGGTTCGTCCACTGGCTGATGTTCCAGAGCATCTACCGCATCGGCGCCCTGTGCCCGTACTGCATGGCGGTGTGGGCCGTGACGATCCCGCTGTTCGTCACCACCGTCGCCATGCTCATCCGCACCGGTTCCATTCGCCCGCAACCAGCCCGACTCGGACGCCTGGTCACCGACTACCAGGCGGTCATCGTCACCGTGTGGTTCCTCGTCATCATCGGACTCATCACCCGCCGCTTCTGGTCCTACTGGGAGACCCTCCTGTGA
- a CDS encoding DsbA family protein, whose translation MDEFSAVYEDPATEAKVERDQADGEDLGVTGTPTFFLDGEELDLSTVEDLTAQLDEAVGR comes from the coding sequence ATGGACGAGTTCAGCGCGGTGTACGAAGACCCCGCTACCGAGGCCAAAGTCGAGCGCGACCAGGCCGACGGCGAGGATCTCGGCGTCACGGGCACCCCGACGTTCTTCCTCGACGGCGAGGAGCTTGACCTGAGCACCGTCGAGGACCTGACCGCGCAGCTCGACGAGGCCGTCGGCCGTTGA
- a CDS encoding cytochrome c oxidase assembly protein translates to MVLSDPAAVVVDAPGLPRGVGLHGPPRRLCGARARRTGVRLTGRQRASWITGLFALWIATDWPVGALGSGYLASAHMAQYMLYTFFAAPMLLLAVPEDLARSVIPAGLVRRVLRAASHPLIAAVVANVVLLATHAPWTVDTVRVTQLGSFVLDVVWLLGGLVMWLPIISPLPEHRARPLIQAGYLFLAAGLVPMIPGGFLTFADDPLYRLYELAPRVGGIDPASDQQAAGVLMKVGNLPLIWPVIAATFVRAARRDDDLTAPSTPSEPTLTGATTP, encoded by the coding sequence GTGGTGCTCAGCGACCCGGCTGCCGTGGTCGTGGACGCCCCGGGCCTACCCCGGGGTGTGGGCCTTCATGGCCCTCCTCGTCGTCTCTGCGGGGCTCGCGCCCGCCGGACGGGGGTGCGGCTCACCGGCCGCCAGCGCGCCTCCTGGATCACCGGCCTCTTCGCCCTGTGGATCGCGACGGACTGGCCCGTCGGAGCGCTCGGCTCCGGCTACCTCGCCTCCGCCCACATGGCCCAGTACATGCTCTACACCTTCTTCGCCGCGCCGATGCTGCTGCTCGCCGTCCCCGAAGATCTGGCCCGGTCGGTGATCCCTGCGGGGCTGGTTCGCCGGGTGCTCCGGGCAGCGTCGCACCCGCTGATCGCCGCCGTCGTCGCCAACGTCGTGCTGCTCGCCACCCATGCCCCCTGGACCGTCGACACCGTCCGGGTCACCCAGCTCGGATCGTTCGTCCTCGACGTGGTGTGGCTGCTCGGTGGGTTGGTCATGTGGCTGCCGATCATCAGCCCGCTGCCCGAACACCGCGCCCGGCCGCTCATCCAAGCCGGGTACCTGTTCCTCGCCGCCGGGCTCGTCCCCATGATCCCTGGCGGGTTCCTCACCTTCGCCGACGATCCCCTCTACCGCCTCTACGAGCTCGCCCCGCGGGTCGGCGGCATCGACCCGGCCAGCGACCAGCAGGCCGCCGGCGTGTTGATGAAGGTCGGCAACCTCCCCCTCATCTGGCCCGTGATCGCCGCCACCTTCGTGCGCGCCGCTCGACGAGACGACGACCTCACCGCACCGTCCACCCCCTCCGAACCAACCCTGACAGGAGCCACTACCCCATGA
- a CDS encoding copper chaperone PCu(A)C, whose amino-acid sequence MTLHQTAERDGLSVMEPTDGIDIAGETDGALRPGDAHIMLEDVSREVTTDDLVSLRLDLDRAEDMTIEIRVVTADDAVALLTKDTP is encoded by the coding sequence GTGACCCTCCACCAGACCGCCGAGCGCGACGGGCTCTCGGTCATGGAGCCGACAGACGGCATCGACATCGCCGGGGAGACCGACGGCGCCCTGCGTCCCGGCGATGCGCACATCATGCTCGAGGACGTCAGCCGCGAGGTCACCACCGACGACCTCGTGTCCCTGCGCCTCGACCTCGACCGGGCCGAGGACATGACGATCGAGATCCGGGTCGTCACCGCAGACGACGCCGTCGCCCTCCTGACCAAGGACACGCCATGA
- a CDS encoding cytochrome c family protein: protein MSARLMRPLGAATSALAVAIGLVACGGDTEPRAGRVDGADLVGSLGCSTCHSTNGDRKQGPTWKGLAGSEVPLVDGSTVRADRAYLARSIEDPDAEVVDGFTPIMPDLGLEQDQVDAIVTYIEELS from the coding sequence GTGAGTGCGCGCCTGATGCGCCCCCTCGGCGCCGCGACCTCAGCTCTCGCCGTCGCCATCGGGCTCGTGGCCTGCGGGGGTGACACCGAGCCGCGAGCGGGCCGGGTCGATGGTGCCGACCTCGTCGGTTCGCTCGGCTGCTCGACCTGCCACAGCACGAACGGCGATCGGAAGCAGGGCCCGACGTGGAAGGGGCTGGCCGGGTCTGAAGTGCCCCTGGTCGACGGCTCGACCGTCCGTGCCGACCGCGCCTACCTCGCCCGATCCATCGAGGACCCCGACGCCGAGGTCGTCGACGGGTTCACGCCGATCATGCCCGACCTCGGCCTCGAGCAGGACCAGGTCGACGCCATCGTCACCTACATCGAGGAGCTGTCCTGA